One genomic region from Microtus ochrogaster isolate Prairie Vole_2 unplaced genomic scaffold, MicOch1.0 UNK96, whole genome shotgun sequence encodes:
- the Igfl4 gene encoding insulin growth factor-like family member 4, translated as MVTRIFDIEPLLCQPAPRCGDHIYNPFEQCCDNDTILTLNGTSLCGPGCIYWPCFQQCCLETSASKNQRIVRFKIPGMKPNCRSSPISTICAQVVENDMPLCRRYRQM; from the exons ATGGTGACCAGAATCTTTG ATATTGAGCCATTGCTGTGCCAGCCAGCACCTAGATGTGGGGATCACATTTACAACCCCTTCGAGCAGTGCTGTGACAATGATACTATCCTGACCCTGAATGGCACCAGCCTTTGTGGCCCTGGCTGTATCTACTGGCCCTGTTTTCAGCAATGCTGCCTGGAGACCTCAGCTTCCAAGAATCAGAGGATTGTTAGGTTCAAGATCCCAGGCATGAAACCCAATTGCAGATCCTCTCCCATCTCCACAATCTGTGCCCAG GTTGTAGAAAATGACATGCCCCTTTGCAGGAGATACAGGCAGATGTGA